Within Candidatus Hydrogenedentota bacterium, the genomic segment GAGCATCTCGGGCGTGGAGTACAATCGTCTATGTATTCACACGGGGATAGCTCCATCGGATTTCCAATGAGCGGCGCAAACGAAGATCGCATTTCTCGCATCACCGGCTTTCTCGAGACGATCGATCGGCTTAAGTCCGTCGAGCGGCGCGGATGGCTCGCGGACGGCAGCCGGCGCGAGAACGCCGCCGAGCACTCATGGCATGTCTGCATGTACGCCCTGCTGCTGCACAACGAACTCGAATCCCAAACAGACTTGCACCGCATCTTGTGCATGCTGTTGGTCCACGATCTCGTCGAGGTCTATGCAGGCGATTCGTATGTGTACGACGACCGCGAAATGGCGGACCAGCACGAGCGCGAATCGCTTGCCGCACAGCGGCTCTTCGCATTGCTGCCCTCGGATGTTGCGGAGCGCATACGCGGATTTTGGGACGAATTCGAAGCGCAAGTGACACCCGAAGCCCGCATCGCGCGGGCATTCGATATCGCCCACGGCTTCTCGCAGAACGTGTTTAGCCAAGGTAAAGGTTGGCGACAAAACAGCGTCACCGAAGCCATGTCGCGAAAAGTGAATCGAGTGGCGTGGGAAACCGATCCCGTCCTGGCGGCCTTTTACAGACAATTGTATGAACGGGCGGAACGTGAAGACTTGTGGTCCAAGGAAGATCGTTCCTCGGAAACGTCATAGGCAGTACAAGGAGACTGACTCATGCATCTGATTCTTGCTTCGCTATTGGTCGTGGCATCCGCCGCGCAAACGCCTGTCATTCTCGACACCGATATCGGTGATGACATCGACGATACATGGGCGCTCGCGATGCTGCTGGGTAGCCCCGAGATCGATCTCAAACTCATCGTCACCGCCTCCACGGATACCCCAACCAAAACTCGGCTCGTAGCAAAGATCCTGGAGTCTATGGGCCGTACGGATGTCCCGATCGGGACAGGCGTGAAGACCGGCTCCGATCCCATTAACCAAGCGAAATGGCTCGGCGACAACACGCTCGATCGGTACAAAGGCACCGTCCACGAAGACGGCGTCGGCAAGATGATCGAGATGATCAACGCCTCAAAGGACAAAGTGACTCTGTGCGTCATTGGACCTCAGACGAACATCAAGGCCGCATTGGAACGCGATCCGTCCATTGCGCAGAAAGCCCGTGTCGTGTCCATGGCCGGAAGCGTCTACATCGGATACGACGGCAATCCCGAACCCCAGCCTGAATTCAACGTGTTCCGCGATGTCGCCGCCGCGCGCGCCGTTTTTG encodes:
- a CDS encoding HD domain-containing protein; its protein translation is MYSHGDSSIGFPMSGANEDRISRITGFLETIDRLKSVERRGWLADGSRRENAAEHSWHVCMYALLLHNELESQTDLHRILCMLLVHDLVEVYAGDSYVYDDREMADQHERESLAAQRLFALLPSDVAERIRGFWDEFEAQVTPEARIARAFDIAHGFSQNVFSQGKGWRQNSVTEAMSRKVNRVAWETDPVLAAFYRQLYERAEREDLWSKEDRSSETS
- a CDS encoding nucleoside hydrolase; the protein is MHLILASLLVVASAAQTPVILDTDIGDDIDDTWALAMLLGSPEIDLKLIVTASTDTPTKTRLVAKILESMGRTDVPIGTGVKTGSDPINQAKWLGDNTLDRYKGTVHEDGVGKMIEMINASKDKVTLCVIGPQTNIKAALERDPSIAQKARVVSMAGSVYIGYDGNPEPQPEFNVFRDVAAARAVFAAPWEITIAPLDTCGALRLIGERYEAVKKSANPRAATTIANYDLWVNRHHHAENSSSILFDTEAAYLSIDESLCEIQTVNLVIDDKGSTVPDEKGRPVRCALKWKNRDAFEKLLVKRLTE